From Methanocella paludicola SANAE, a single genomic window includes:
- a CDS encoding glycerate kinase type-2 family protein: MMKIKNAEGVIRGDRRRADALDILKAGIEAVMPENVIRNSVRLERNVLDVGGRRYDISGYRNIYVAGGGKASGTMAVALEKILDGRITAGIVNDRYGVEVKTRTIKVNHAGHPLPTEDGVRGVKEMLDMLARGGPGDLVVFFISGGGSALLPFPAEGISLEDCIGLTDLLLKSGARIAEMNAVRKHVSAIKGGRFLKYTGGAAVISLIVSDVVGDDISFISSGPTAPDATTYAEALAVLEKYDIYDNTPASIKVRLENGVRGEIPETPKPGDPIFERVNNVVVAGNIIALEAAAKKAFELHYRPLILGSCIIGESREVGLVLSGIAKECLKSGNPVEPPAAIISGGETTVTIRGSGKGGRNQELVLGFLQNYTPGATIVSADTDGIDGVTDACGAIADGTTLERAKKGGLFIADALKENSSYDFFRSLGDLIFTGPTGTNVSDLRLILVYRD, from the coding sequence ATGATGAAGATAAAGAACGCCGAAGGCGTTATCCGGGGCGACAGGCGGAGGGCCGACGCCCTTGACATCCTGAAGGCGGGCATCGAGGCGGTGATGCCCGAAAACGTCATCCGTAACTCCGTTCGCCTCGAACGTAATGTGCTCGATGTCGGGGGCCGGCGATATGACATTTCCGGGTACAGGAATATTTACGTGGCAGGCGGCGGCAAAGCATCGGGCACCATGGCCGTGGCGCTTGAAAAGATACTGGACGGGCGCATCACAGCGGGCATAGTGAACGACCGCTATGGCGTCGAAGTAAAAACCCGCACTATAAAGGTCAACCACGCCGGCCACCCGCTGCCGACAGAGGACGGCGTGCGCGGCGTGAAAGAAATGCTGGACATGCTGGCCCGTGGCGGCCCCGGCGACCTGGTGGTTTTTTTCATTTCGGGCGGTGGCTCGGCGCTATTGCCTTTTCCGGCTGAGGGCATCAGCCTGGAGGACTGTATCGGGCTTACGGACCTGCTATTGAAGAGCGGTGCCCGCATTGCCGAGATGAACGCCGTCCGGAAGCACGTATCGGCGATAAAGGGCGGCCGGTTCCTGAAGTATACGGGCGGGGCCGCGGTCATCAGCCTCATCGTGTCCGACGTCGTGGGCGACGACATCAGCTTTATCTCTTCGGGCCCCACCGCGCCGGACGCAACTACGTATGCCGAGGCCCTGGCGGTCCTCGAGAAATACGACATCTATGATAATACGCCGGCAAGCATCAAAGTCCGCCTGGAGAATGGCGTAAGGGGCGAGATACCAGAAACGCCAAAGCCAGGGGACCCGATCTTCGAGCGGGTCAACAACGTGGTCGTGGCCGGCAACATCATCGCGCTGGAGGCGGCGGCAAAAAAGGCATTCGAGCTCCATTACCGGCCGCTCATCCTGGGCTCGTGCATCATCGGCGAAAGCCGGGAGGTCGGATTGGTATTGTCGGGCATAGCGAAGGAGTGCCTGAAGTCCGGAAATCCTGTGGAGCCTCCGGCCGCCATCATTTCGGGCGGGGAGACCACGGTGACTATCCGGGGCAGCGGCAAGGGGGGCCGTAACCAGGAGCTGGTGCTGGGATTTTTACAGAACTATACGCCCGGGGCCACGATCGTTTCTGCCGATACCGATGGCATCGATGGGGTAACAGATGCATGCGGGGCCATAGCCGACGGTACAACGCTGGAAAGGGCGAAGAAAGGGGGGCTTTTTATAGCCGATGCATTAAAAGAAAATTCCTCGTATGATTTTTTTAGATCTCTCGGAGATCTTATCTTCACAGGGCCTACCGGCACGAACGTGAGCGACCTGAGGCTTATTCTCGTTTACAGGGATTGA
- a CDS encoding FAD-dependent oxidoreductase, producing the protein MRPATGVFICHCGDNIAGAVDIGRLKRAARAEGAECVEDYPYLCSAEGQALIKGRIREMGLERVVIASCSPIVHERTFRDCVKDAGLSPYLLDIANIREQCAWVPSEDPTARAIDQVRSSIYGIREARPLDNITITSEKSVIVVGGGIAGMTSALALAKQGIEVHLIEASPTIGGNMVKIGKVFSPDRLTEECAMCSLAPIMSEVARNKRIHIRTLSRIASIKGHAGDLTVTLASEPRHIDPKKCMSCGKCAQACPVTVKDEWNAMLSKRKAAYRPFPQAVPSSYTIDDKACKKCGSCVKACGAGAIDLSAEGTVETLHAGAVIVATGHREMDPTAKYEFGYGKYEGVYTQTELARLLAVNGPTSGRLEDPATGMAPRRIVMVQCVGSRDEKPGSIPYCSKICCMVALKHASYIRDHFPGTEVYICYTDIRAPGSYENYYREVQKKGVKFIRGRVAEVQREGPLVVKVEDTLGGGPMELETDMVVLSCALEPSSGTMQTAKALGIGLTPELFVKEKHPKLDPSSTTSRGIFVCGTAAGAKDITDSILQARAAASKAAELVNAPIDIEPKYAVIDHEKCTSCGACVKLCPYGAAYTNGRITIDPLSCIGLGGCILRCPEHAISLPSCSDEALYARIDGMLASGPRMIAFLDENIAYVAADNAGVNRVACPSSVRIIRLPSIMRLEPKHLIYALNNGASGVFLADGTTNSPEGAVKANVAKRVEELKKALAEGGIDPGRVFYYEAYLPHYRGLAARMERFEAALNNKDIIMPGQAEGCLDEMHEAQSL; encoded by the coding sequence ATGAGGCCGGCAACGGGCGTCTTCATCTGCCATTGCGGCGATAACATCGCCGGCGCCGTCGATATCGGGCGCCTGAAAAGGGCCGCCCGCGCCGAAGGCGCCGAATGCGTGGAAGACTACCCTTACCTTTGCTCGGCCGAAGGCCAGGCGCTCATCAAAGGCCGTATCCGTGAGATGGGCCTTGAGCGCGTCGTTATCGCCTCCTGCTCCCCCATCGTGCACGAGCGCACGTTCCGGGACTGCGTGAAGGACGCGGGGCTGAGCCCGTATTTACTCGATATCGCCAACATCCGGGAGCAGTGCGCCTGGGTGCCATCGGAAGACCCGACGGCACGGGCCATCGACCAGGTACGCTCTTCGATATATGGAATACGCGAGGCCCGGCCGCTTGATAACATCACGATCACCTCTGAGAAGAGCGTCATCGTCGTAGGAGGGGGCATCGCCGGCATGACCTCCGCGCTGGCACTGGCAAAACAGGGCATCGAAGTACATCTCATCGAGGCCAGCCCGACCATCGGGGGGAACATGGTCAAGATAGGCAAGGTCTTCTCCCCCGACCGGCTCACCGAAGAGTGCGCCATGTGCTCGCTTGCCCCCATCATGAGCGAAGTCGCGAGGAACAAGCGCATTCATATTAGAACGCTTTCGAGGATCGCCAGCATCAAAGGGCACGCGGGCGACCTTACGGTCACCTTAGCGTCGGAGCCCCGGCACATCGATCCTAAGAAGTGCATGTCCTGCGGCAAGTGCGCACAGGCATGCCCCGTTACAGTCAAAGATGAATGGAACGCCATGCTGTCGAAACGGAAGGCCGCGTACAGGCCCTTCCCCCAGGCGGTCCCCTCCTCTTATACCATTGACGATAAGGCTTGCAAGAAATGCGGGAGCTGCGTGAAGGCATGCGGCGCCGGGGCCATCGACCTGAGTGCCGAAGGCACGGTCGAGACGCTCCACGCCGGCGCGGTCATCGTGGCCACGGGACATAGGGAGATGGACCCCACGGCGAAGTACGAGTTCGGCTACGGCAAATACGAAGGCGTCTACACGCAGACGGAGCTGGCACGGCTGCTGGCCGTCAACGGCCCGACATCGGGCAGGCTGGAAGACCCTGCCACGGGTATGGCCCCGAGGCGCATTGTCATGGTGCAGTGCGTGGGCTCCCGGGACGAAAAGCCCGGCTCTATTCCTTATTGCTCGAAGATATGCTGCATGGTCGCGCTCAAGCACGCCAGCTACATCCGCGACCACTTCCCCGGCACCGAGGTATACATCTGCTATACCGATATTCGGGCGCCAGGCTCTTATGAGAATTATTACCGGGAGGTACAGAAGAAAGGCGTTAAGTTCATACGCGGCCGTGTGGCCGAGGTGCAGCGCGAAGGCCCGCTTGTCGTCAAAGTCGAGGATACGCTGGGCGGCGGACCCATGGAGCTGGAGACGGACATGGTCGTTCTCTCCTGTGCCCTCGAGCCCTCATCGGGCACGATGCAAACGGCGAAGGCCCTGGGCATCGGCCTGACGCCCGAACTGTTCGTTAAGGAAAAGCACCCCAAGCTCGACCCCTCCTCCACGACTTCGAGGGGGATCTTCGTCTGCGGCACGGCGGCGGGCGCAAAGGACATCACCGACTCCATCCTGCAGGCCCGTGCGGCCGCCTCGAAGGCCGCCGAGCTGGTCAACGCCCCGATCGATATCGAGCCAAAGTACGCGGTCATCGATCACGAGAAGTGTACCTCATGTGGCGCCTGCGTTAAACTCTGCCCCTACGGGGCCGCCTACACGAACGGCCGGATAACGATCGACCCCTTATCCTGTATCGGCCTGGGCGGCTGCATATTGCGCTGCCCGGAACACGCCATATCGCTTCCCTCGTGCAGCGACGAAGCGCTTTACGCCCGCATCGACGGCATGCTCGCCTCCGGTCCCAGGATGATCGCGTTCCTGGACGAGAACATCGCTTACGTGGCGGCTGACAATGCCGGCGTTAACCGAGTCGCCTGCCCCTCATCGGTCCGCATTATTCGTTTGCCCTCTATCATGCGCCTCGAGCCAAAACACCTCATATATGCGCTAAATAACGGCGCCTCCGGCGTATTCCTGGCCGACGGCACGACGAACTCCCCGGAGGGGGCAGTTAAAGCGAATGTCGCAAAGCGTGTCGAGGAGCTTAAAAAGGCGCTCGCCGAGGGGGGCATCGACCCCGGCCGGGTCTTCTACTATGAGGCGTACCTGCCCCATTACCGCGGGCTGGCGGCCAGGATGGAGCGGTTCGAGGCCGCATTAAATAATAAAGATATCATCATGCCCGGGCAGGCCGAAGGATGCCTGGATGAGATGCACGAAGCTCAATCCCTGTAA
- a CDS encoding CoB--CoM heterodisulfide reductase iron-sulfur subunit B family protein encodes MISAAIPQDQYYLFKSCIMCSMYPGIEKSIRFVLDRIGAGYTDDPEHSSCTGFGYHAGVVPLRANLALNARNFSLASGRSIVCTCPTSYGNLKECKEILSKDSDQAEYVAGAMEKIGRKMDLSPSIHHISDVFLAKLDDITAKALYRFDGISAVTHHGCHYSKIFYRDVASGTHEKPEVLDDIAKALGCSVADYGERSLCCGMGFHYTMLDREYPRSILKRKFASIQEASPDVIITQCPGCTFNLDYYQETVSPLDIPVLYFSELVALALGADPYDIGLDMHAVPVEPLLEKLGIGGGRQ; translated from the coding sequence ATGATTAGCGCAGCCATACCACAGGATCAATATTACCTCTTCAAGAGCTGTATCATGTGCTCGATGTACCCGGGCATAGAAAAGTCCATCCGCTTCGTGCTCGACCGCATCGGCGCCGGCTATACCGACGACCCGGAACACTCCTCGTGTACCGGGTTCGGGTACCACGCGGGCGTCGTGCCCCTGCGGGCCAACCTGGCCCTGAACGCCCGCAACTTTTCCCTGGCTTCAGGCCGGAGCATCGTCTGCACGTGCCCCACGTCTTACGGTAACCTGAAAGAATGCAAGGAGATATTATCGAAGGACAGCGACCAGGCGGAATACGTGGCCGGGGCCATGGAAAAGATCGGCAGGAAGATGGACCTCAGCCCCAGTATCCACCACATATCCGACGTCTTCCTGGCGAAGCTGGACGACATTACCGCAAAGGCACTTTACCGCTTCGACGGCATCAGTGCCGTCACCCACCACGGCTGCCATTACTCAAAAATATTCTACCGGGACGTGGCCTCTGGGACCCACGAAAAGCCCGAAGTGCTCGACGATATCGCGAAGGCGCTCGGGTGCAGCGTGGCCGACTATGGCGAACGCTCGCTCTGCTGCGGCATGGGATTCCACTATACCATGCTCGACCGGGAGTATCCCAGGTCAATACTGAAGCGCAAGTTCGCCTCCATACAGGAAGCCTCCCCGGACGTCATCATCACCCAGTGCCCCGGCTGTACTTTTAATCTGGACTACTACCAGGAAACCGTCAGCCCGCTGGACATACCCGTCCTGTACTTCTCGGAGCTTGTCGCACTTGCCCTTGGCGCCGACCCGTATGACATCGGCCTGGACATGCACGCCGTGCCGGTTGAGCCGCTGCTCGAAAAGCTCGGCATTGGGGGAGGCAGGCAATGA